In a single window of the Campylobacter fetus subsp. testudinum 03-427 genome:
- the dapB gene encoding 4-hydroxy-tetrahydrodipicolinate reductase (Pfam matches to PF05173.10 DapB_C, and to PF01113.16 DapB_N), with translation MIRIGIHGASGKMGYEIISNLKNNEQAVLSVAYTIEPMPFDVGDAIVTNDLKTLFDNSDVIIDFSIKDGAINLINYARTNPKPLIIGTTGLGSEGDELIKLASSVMPILQSTNMSLGVAVLNRLTELASKVLDGFDIEIVEMHHRRKVDAPSGTALTLATHAAKARNLNLDSVRVSSRDGMVGARSKDEIAVMSLRGGDIVGRHTVGFYNDGEFIELNHTATSRATFAKGAIKAAIWIKSKEPKLYSIYDCLGL, from the coding sequence ATGATACGGATAGGAATTCATGGCGCAAGCGGTAAAATGGGATATGAGATAATTTCAAATTTAAAAAACAATGAACAAGCAGTTTTAAGCGTTGCTTATACGATAGAACCTATGCCTTTTGACGTCGGTGATGCTATCGTCACAAATGACTTAAAAACACTTTTTGATAATAGTGATGTGATAATTGATTTTAGCATTAAAGATGGTGCTATAAATTTAATAAACTATGCAAGAACAAATCCAAAACCTTTGATCATAGGTACAACCGGTCTTGGAAGTGAAGGTGATGAGCTTATAAAACTTGCTAGCTCTGTTATGCCTATACTTCAATCTACTAATATGAGTTTAGGTGTAGCTGTATTAAACAGGCTTACTGAGCTTGCAAGCAAAGTTTTAGACGGATTTGATATAGAGATAGTCGAGATGCATCATCGCCGTAAAGTAGATGCTCCAAGTGGCACAGCTCTTACGCTAGCAACACATGCCGCAAAAGCCAGAAATCTAAATTTAGATAGTGTTAGAGTCAGCAGCAGAGACGGAATGGTAGGAGCTAGAAGTAAAGATGAGATAGCAGTTATGTCTTTAAGAGGCGGAGATATAGTCGGTCGTCATACCGTGGGATTTTATAATGATGGAGAGTTCATCGAGCTAAATCACACTGCTACATCTAGAGCTACATTTGCAAAAGGTGCTATAAAAGCTGCCATTTGGATAAAATCAAAAGAGCCTAAGCTTTACTCTATTTATGATTGTTTAGGACTATAA
- the purF gene encoding amidophosphoribosyltransferase (Pfam matches to PF13537.2 GATase_7, and to PF00156.23 Pribosyltran), protein MCAIVGIINSKDAAKTAYYGLFSMQHRGQEASGISASNNHNIKTIKNRGLVTEVFNHDSFEVLKGEMAIGHNRYSTAGSDSVLDAQPVSAKYSLGQISIVHNGNLINKNEVRERLVEDGAIFQSNMDTENILHLIAKSKKEHLQDRIVEAVRQIVGAYCLLILSRSKMFVLRDPYGVRPLSLGRLKDGGYIVASETCAFDLVGATFIRDVKPGEMLIFEEGKSEFKSIQLFGQTDPRICAFEYIYFARPDSVIDGKNVYNIRKKLGETLAKKSNVKADFVVPVPDSGVPAALGYSQFSKIPFEMAIVRNHYVGRTFIEPTQEMRNLKVKLKLNPMSSILNGKSVVVIDDSIVRGTTSKKIVELLRHAGVKEIHMKIAAPEIKHPCRYGIDTPSYAELISANMNLEDVRKFIGADSLEFLSIDELTSSLGNERKYSLVSFDGDYFIK, encoded by the coding sequence ATGTGTGCGATAGTAGGAATTATAAATTCAAAAGATGCCGCCAAGACTGCTTATTACGGTCTATTTTCTATGCAGCATCGCGGTCAAGAAGCAAGTGGGATCAGCGCTAGTAATAATCACAATATCAAAACCATTAAAAATCGAGGTTTAGTAACAGAAGTTTTTAATCATGATAGTTTTGAAGTCTTAAAAGGCGAAATGGCAATAGGTCATAATCGTTACTCAACCGCAGGAAGCGATAGTGTTTTGGATGCTCAGCCAGTTAGCGCGAAATACTCTTTGGGTCAGATTAGCATAGTTCATAACGGAAATTTGATAAATAAAAATGAAGTTAGAGAGAGGCTTGTTGAAGATGGTGCAATATTTCAGTCAAATATGGATACGGAAAATATTCTACATCTTATCGCAAAAAGCAAAAAAGAGCATCTACAAGATCGTATAGTTGAAGCTGTTCGTCAGATCGTAGGAGCGTATTGTCTTCTTATACTGAGTCGTTCAAAAATGTTTGTTTTGCGTGATCCTTATGGCGTGCGACCACTTAGTCTTGGGAGATTAAAAGATGGCGGTTATATAGTAGCTAGCGAGACTTGCGCATTTGATCTTGTTGGGGCAACTTTTATAAGAGACGTGAAGCCAGGAGAGATGCTGATATTTGAAGAGGGTAAAAGCGAATTTAAAAGTATCCAGCTTTTTGGGCAAACTGATCCTAGAATTTGCGCTTTTGAGTATATATATTTTGCTAGACCAGATAGCGTTATAGACGGTAAAAATGTATATAATATAAGAAAAAAACTCGGTGAAACTTTGGCTAAAAAATCAAACGTCAAAGCTGATTTTGTAGTTCCAGTTCCAGACTCTGGAGTTCCTGCGGCACTTGGGTATTCTCAATTTAGCAAAATACCATTTGAAATGGCCATAGTAAGAAATCACTATGTGGGACGTACATTTATAGAGCCTACTCAAGAGATGAGAAATTTAAAAGTTAAGCTGAAATTAAACCCTATGAGTTCTATTTTAAATGGGAAAAGCGTTGTCGTTATCGACGATAGCATAGTAAGAGGAACTACTAGTAAAAAGATTGTTGAGCTTTTAAGGCACGCTGGAGTAAAAGAGATCCATATGAAAATAGCCGCTCCAGAAATCAAACATCCTTGCAGATATGGTATCGATACACCAAGTTACGCTGAGCTTATAAGTGCAAATATGAATTTAGAAGATGTGCGTAAGTTTATAGGTGCTGATAGTCTTGAGTTTCTTAGTATCGATGAGCTTACTAGCAGTCTTGGCAATGAGCGCAAATATTCGCTTGTGAGTTTTGATGGTGATTATTTTATAAAATAA
- a CDS encoding putative protein (DUF2393 domain) (Pfam match to PF09624.6 DUF2393), producing the protein MDYFTIYHIIALVIIFILFLVFLFLSIKEKRVSVVLSMVLLNIFVMSSVSILAMLIIDEYTKIAKIIQLDQNRVLINESIVFTGAIKNTGSHTITSCKFNIKLVNSPVEKGKLDPTIFQTRGFFEIFKRNDTQLSTQSASFTIGHSLKAGETRSFSVSMDYPAHFRSPSVYHTLSCH; encoded by the coding sequence ATGGATTATTTTACTATTTATCATATAATTGCACTAGTAATTATATTTATACTATTTTTAGTTTTTTTATTTCTGTCCATAAAAGAAAAAAGAGTTTCGGTAGTGCTAAGTATGGTGTTGCTAAATATATTTGTTATGAGCTCTGTTAGCATACTTGCAATGCTTATAATAGACGAATATACAAAAATAGCCAAAATAATCCAACTAGACCAAAACAGAGTACTCATCAATGAAAGTATAGTATTTACCGGCGCCATTAAAAACACAGGCTCACATACTATCACTAGTTGTAAATTTAATATAAAACTTGTAAATTCTCCTGTTGAAAAAGGAAAGCTTGATCCTACTATATTTCAAACTAGAGGTTTCTTTGAGATATTTAAAAGAAACGATACTCAATTAAGCACACAAAGTGCTAGCTTTACAATCGGACATAGTTTAAAAGCAGGTGAAACTAGATCATTTAGCGTTTCTATGGATTATCCAGCGCATTTTAGAAGTCCAAGCGTATATCATACTTTATCTTGTCACTGA
- a CDS encoding putative protein (DUF2393 domain) (Pfam match to PF09624.6 DUF2393) translates to MLALDSIKQGVKFYISHFGFIDYFAIIWVLLVFLVVLFLVIILIFKRPGLASILLIADIVFVFLGIFYTHKFIDETLRKREIMISDIKQLNYSDTMIVDLNLTNKSNKAFKYCNVNLKFYKTAPNKFKNYINSLKPFYKKNSVIEDGVNIGQTKNLRLVINDFRPTDYNTTVTSECF, encoded by the coding sequence ATGCTCGCTCTAGATAGCATAAAACAAGGTGTTAAATTCTATATATCGCATTTTGGTTTTATCGATTATTTTGCGATAATTTGGGTTTTATTAGTATTTTTAGTGGTACTTTTTCTTGTTATAATACTCATTTTTAAGCGTCCGGGTCTTGCCTCGATCTTACTTATAGCCGATATAGTATTTGTATTTCTTGGTATATTCTATACGCATAAATTTATAGATGAAACGTTAAGAAAGAGAGAGATTATGATAAGTGATATAAAACAGTTAAACTACTCAGATACAATGATAGTTGATCTAAATTTGACCAACAAATCAAATAAAGCGTTTAAATACTGCAATGTAAATTTGAAGTTTTACAAAACAGCACCTAATAAATTTAAAAACTACATAAATTCTCTTAAGCCATTCTACAAAAAAAATAGCGTGATAGAAGACGGAGTAAATATAGGTCAAACCAAAAATTTAAGGCTTGTCATAAATGATTTTAGACCGACTGATTATAACACGACTGTGACTTCGGAGTGTTTTTGA